From a region of the Desmodus rotundus isolate HL8 chromosome 7, HLdesRot8A.1, whole genome shotgun sequence genome:
- the CDCA4 gene encoding cell division cycle-associated protein 4 isoform X2 translates to MFTRGLKRKCWDNEEDVEGTPAAPSYSLQRQSLLDMSLIKLQLCHTLVEPNLCRSVLIANTVRQIQEEMTQDGAWRLPAPPIAGRGPLDHLVSTEVLCRAAWEQQEQRPVPDLPSELPRAPGAPVPGSAQSCIWEADSSRGHRGSFPKSLDQIFETLESRAPSPVEGLFADADSPYYDLDAVLTGMVGSKSGSGDGLQALAPAGAPPPGTSCKRDLGELDHVVEILVET, encoded by the coding sequence ATGTTCACCCGAGGGTTGAAGAGAAAGTGCTGGGACAACGAGGAGGACGTGGAGGGCACCCCGGCCGCGCCATCCTACAGCCTGCAGCGGCAGTCGCTCCTGGACATGTCCCTGATCAAGCTGCAGCTGTGCCACACGCTGGTCGAGCCCAACCTCTGCCGCTCGGTCCTCATCGCCAACACGGTCCGGCAGATTCAGGAAGAGATGACCCAGGATGGGGCCTGGCGGCTGCCGGCGCCCCCAATAGCGGGGCGGGGGCCGCTGGACCACCTTGTCTCCACAGAAGTCCTGTGCCGTGCGGCgtgggagcagcaggagcagcgcCCTGTGCCTGATCTGCCCTCAgagctgcccagggccccaggtgcGCCGGTTCCCGGGAGCGCGCAGAGCTGCATCTGGGAGGCTGATAGCTCCCGCGGACACAGAGGGAGCTTTCCCAAGTCGCTGGATCAGATCTTCGAGACCCTGGAGAGCAGAGCCCCCAGCCCGGTGGAAGGGCTGTTTGCCGACGCAGACAGCCCCTACTACGACCTAGACGCCGTGCTGACAGGCATGGTGGGCAGCAAGTCGGGCTCCGGAGACGGGCTCCAGGCCTTGGCTCCCGCAGGTGCCCCACCCCCCGGCACCAGCTGCAAGCGGGACCTGGGTGAGCTGGACCACGTGGTGGAGATCCTGGTGGAGACCTGA
- the CDCA4 gene encoding cell division cycle-associated protein 4 isoform X1 encodes MTCALQRDTMFTRGLKRKCWDNEEDVEGTPAAPSYSLQRQSLLDMSLIKLQLCHTLVEPNLCRSVLIANTVRQIQEEMTQDGAWRLPAPPIAGRGPLDHLVSTEVLCRAAWEQQEQRPVPDLPSELPRAPGAPVPGSAQSCIWEADSSRGHRGSFPKSLDQIFETLESRAPSPVEGLFADADSPYYDLDAVLTGMVGSKSGSGDGLQALAPAGAPPPGTSCKRDLGELDHVVEILVET; translated from the coding sequence GACACGATGTTCACCCGAGGGTTGAAGAGAAAGTGCTGGGACAACGAGGAGGACGTGGAGGGCACCCCGGCCGCGCCATCCTACAGCCTGCAGCGGCAGTCGCTCCTGGACATGTCCCTGATCAAGCTGCAGCTGTGCCACACGCTGGTCGAGCCCAACCTCTGCCGCTCGGTCCTCATCGCCAACACGGTCCGGCAGATTCAGGAAGAGATGACCCAGGATGGGGCCTGGCGGCTGCCGGCGCCCCCAATAGCGGGGCGGGGGCCGCTGGACCACCTTGTCTCCACAGAAGTCCTGTGCCGTGCGGCgtgggagcagcaggagcagcgcCCTGTGCCTGATCTGCCCTCAgagctgcccagggccccaggtgcGCCGGTTCCCGGGAGCGCGCAGAGCTGCATCTGGGAGGCTGATAGCTCCCGCGGACACAGAGGGAGCTTTCCCAAGTCGCTGGATCAGATCTTCGAGACCCTGGAGAGCAGAGCCCCCAGCCCGGTGGAAGGGCTGTTTGCCGACGCAGACAGCCCCTACTACGACCTAGACGCCGTGCTGACAGGCATGGTGGGCAGCAAGTCGGGCTCCGGAGACGGGCTCCAGGCCTTGGCTCCCGCAGGTGCCCCACCCCCCGGCACCAGCTGCAAGCGGGACCTGGGTGAGCTGGACCACGTGGTGGAGATCCTGGTGGAGACCTGA